The following is a genomic window from Nguyenibacter vanlangensis.
GACCCGACCGGAAACTCCACCTTGAAATCATCGCCGTAATAGCGGTGGAATTCATACAGCGAGTCGATCAGCAGGTAATTGACCGGCATCCAGACCGGCCCGCGCCAGTTGGAATTGCCGCCGAACACGCCCGAACGCGATTCACCCGGCTCGTATTCGACGCGATAGGTCTGGTCGCGATGCGTAAAGACGAACGGATGCGCCTGATGATATTTCGACAGCGACCGCACGCCGTAATCGGACAGGAACTCCGCCTCGTCCAGCGCCCGGCGCAGCAGCGCCTTCAGCCGATGCCCGCGCAGCAGCGACAGCAGGTATTCGGCGCCCTTGCCCGGCTCCTGCCAGCGCGAGATCAGCGCGGCCAGGTCCGGATGGTGCCTCACGAACCAGCGGGCCCGCTTTGTGAAATCCGGTAGCTGGATATCCGAGCCGGGCCGCAGGATCTCCACCGCGAACAGCGGGATCAACCCCACCATCGACCGCAGCCGCAGCGGCACCCGCGCGTCCGAAAGATCCAGCACGTCGTAATAGAATTCGTCCTCCGGGTCCCACAACCCGCACCCATCGCCGCAGACCCGCTCCATGGCATAGGCGATATAGAGGAAATGCTCGAAGAATTTCGTCGCGATGTCCTCATAGACCGCGTCGCCATGCGCCAGTTCCAGCGCGATGCGCAGCAGGTTCAGCGTATACATCGCCATCCAGGACGTACCGTCGGCCTGGCTCAGCATGCCGCCGGTCGGCAGCGGCCGCGACCGGTCGAACACGCCGATATTGTCCAGGCCCAGGAAACCGCCCTGGAAGATATTGCGCCCGCCGGCGTCCTTGCGGTTCACCCACCAGGTGAAATTCAGCATCAGCTTGTGGAAGATCCGCTCCAGGAAAGCAACATCCCCCTTTCCGGTCATCGCCTTGTCGATCTGATAGACGCGCCAGGCCGCCCGCGCATGCACCGGCGGATTGACGTCGCCGAACGCCCATTCATAGGCCGGCAACTGGCCGTTGGGATGCATGTACCATTCACGCGTCAGCAGAATCAGTTGCGCCTTGGCGAAATCCGGGTCGATCAGCGCGAAGGTGATGCAGTGAAACGCCAGGTCCCAGGACGCATACCACGGAAATTCCCATTTATCCGGCATCGAGATGACATCGTAATTGTCGACATGCCGCCACTCGGCATTGCGTCCGTTCACCCGGTCGCGGGGCGGTTCCGGCTGAGTCGGATCGCCCGTCTGCCACGCCGAAACATTGAAATAATAGAACTGCTTCGACCACAGCATGCCGGCGAAGGCGGCGCGCTGCACGGCCCGATGCCCCGAATCGGCAACATCCTGCTGCAGGACGGCATAGAATTCATCCGCCTCGGCGCGCCGGTCGTCGAACACACGATCGAAATCGGCGAAGGGCGCTCCCTCGGTCCCCGCCGGCCGCAGGCGCAGCCGCACGCGCGCGCTGCCGCCCGGCGGCAGCACCAGCCGATGCAGCATGGCGCATTTGCTGCCCACCCCTTCCGGATTGACGGCCGCCCGCTCGCCATGGACGACATAATCGTTGATTCCGTCCTTGAAGTAACCAGACGCCTCCATGCCGAAGATCCGGCGGAAATTCGTCTCGTTCTCGCAGAACAGGATCTCCGGTGCCCCGTCGGCATACAGGCGCAGTGCGGGAAAGAGCGGATGCGCCGTCTCCACGACATCCTCCGCCACCTTCCGGATCCGCGCACGCGCGATCTCGGTCGTCCAGCTCCACATGTTGCGCGCCCAGAATTGCGGCAGCAGATGCAGCACGGCTTCCTCAGGCCCCCGATTGACCACGGTGACGCACATCAGCGTGTCGTCCACATCCGCCTTGCCGTATTCGACGGTCACGTCGAAATAGCGCCCCTCGTCGAAAACGCCCGTGTCGACGATCTCGAATTCAGGATCACCTTGTCCGCGCCTGCGATTTTCCTCGACCAGTTGCGCATAGGGAAACGCGGCCTGAGGATATTTGTACAGCATCCGCATATAGGAATGGGTCGGCGTGCCATCCTGGTAATACCACAGCTCCTTGACATCCTCGCCATGGTTGCCCTCGGCATTGGTCAGGCCGAACATCCGTTCCTTCAGGATCGGATCACGCCCGTTCCACAGCGCCAGCCCCAGGCACCAGCGCAAATGGTCGTCCCCCCAGCCGGCAATGCCGTCCTCCCCCCAGCGATAGGCCCTGCTGCGCGCGTGATCATGCGGGAAATAATCCCAGGCCGTGCCGCCGGCGCTGTAATCCTCGCGCACCGTTCCCCATTGACGCTCGCTCAGATAGGGCCCCCAGCGCCGCCACGGCGCGCCCTCGGCAATGCGCGCCAGGCGGCGCCCCTCCGTGGTCTCGAACAGAGTGCGGCGTGGGGGGATCGCATCCATCATCGTCGGTCGAGCCTCACGGGTTGCGCGCCTCGGCCAGCATCCGCTCGATGCGGATCAGCTCGCCCAGCGACCAGGCCTGGAAAGGGCAGCCGCCCGGCACATGCGGCGGATCGCCGTCCGCGACCTCCGACACATGGCCCAGTCCAGCCGTCTCGAGATGCGCCTGCAACGGCGCCAGGAACCGCGCGCGCGCCTCCGCCCGGGCGGCCGGCCCCGCGCCGCGCACCCGCAGCCACGCCTCCACGAACGGCCCCATCAGCCAGGGCCAGACGGTTCCCTGGTGATAGGCCGCATCCCGCGCCGCCGGATCGCCGCGATAATGCGGCCGGTATTGCGGATCGTCCGGCGCCAGCGAGCGCAGCCCCAGCGGCGTCAGCAGCGCCCGTTCCACCAGGGCGACGACGCCACGCGCCAGATCGCCCTCCACCACGGGGCAAGGCAGCCCGCCCACCGCCAGGATCTGGTTCGGGCGGACGCACCCATCCGTCGCGCCGGGCCGATGGTCGGCATCGACCACGTCGAACAGCCCCCCGCTGGCCGGGTCGGGAAACCGCGCGGCGAAGGCCGCCCGCGCCGCCCGCTCGACCGGCGCCCAGCGCGCCGACCACCGCCCGGCAATGAACAGGGCATTGATCCACAGCGCCTGGATCTCCACCGGCTTGCCGATGCGCGGCGTCACCGGCCGGTCGCCGATCCGCGCATCCATCCAGGTCAACTGGCTGCCCGGCACGCCGGCACGGACCAGCCCGTCGGCATCGCAGCCGATCCCGTGCCGCGTCCCGCGCAGATAGCCATCCAGGATCGCCTCCACCGCGGCGGCCAGCACGGCTGCGTCGCGCGGCGCATGGCCGGCCGCCGCCGCCGCATCCAGGAAATCCCCGACCGCAACGACGAACCACAGCGACGCGTCCACCGCATTGAATTCGGCGACATCCCCCGCGTCGGTAAAGCGGTTGGGCAGCATGCCGCCATCCACCAGCCCCGCCCACAGGCACAGCAGCGCATCCGCCTCCTCCAGCCGCCCGGTCGCCAGCAACAGCCCCCGCATCGCGACGAAGCTGTCACGCCCCCAGTCGGTGAACCAGGGAAACCCGGCCAGGATCGTCCGGCCCCCACCCCGCCCGACCACATAGCTCGCGGCCGCCACCCCATGCGGATCCGCCGCCCCCGCACGCCGCGCGCGCTCGGCACGGGCCAACCCCTCCGCCCGTTCCGCCGCTCCCTCCTGGGCCGCGGCCGGACCCGCCGCATCCTGCCCGCCCTCCGCCTGCAGGATCAGCACCGCCATGCCGTCCGTCGGCGCGAAGGTGAACCGCCCCGGCGACGCCAGGTCCTCGACATCGTCCAGCCCGCGCGCCTGCTCCGCCCGATAGAGGAAATTCCGGTACCACACCGGCTCCGGCTGATACGCGCCGTTGCCCGCCGCGACGATCGCCGGCAGCGCGGCATAAGGCCGCCAGACGACGCACCCCTCCCGCACCGCGCTGCCCAGCGCGCAGACCGGATTCTCCCGGTGCAGCGCGTGATAATCGCGGCCCGAGAGCAGCGGCCGCACATGCAGCCGCCACGGGCCCACCCCCTCCTTGTCCAACCCCGCCGTGCCTGTCCACGCCGCGCAGGTCCACGCCGCGCAGGTCCAGCGCAGCACGGTCTCCGCCGTGTCGCGCGCCACGAACAACTCCTGGCCGATCGCGGTGCCGTCCGGCAGCACGAAATCCCAGCGCGGCCACGGCACGCGCGCAAAGCCGGCCAGATGCGCCGCGCCGTCGGGAAACACCACATCCGGCAGATAAAGCTGGGTGCTCAGCGGATAGGTGCCGGACGGCGTCTCCATCCAGACATCCAGCCCGTTCACCAGCACGACACGCCCGCCCGGCGGCCGGGTCGCGGCCAGCAGCAGCGCGTGATAGCGGCGCGTGCGCGCCCCGCCCACCGTCCCCGACGCGAAACCGCCCCGGCCGTCCGCCTCCAGCCACTCTGCGTCGCGCTCCATGATCGCCCGCACTCCCGCATGGGACATGCAGGACATCCCCGGCATCGAAACCAGGCAAGCCCCTCCCGGCCGAAATCACGATCTATTGCTCCTGGCGCCCCACATTGACCGCGCGCGCGAAATACGCTGAATTCCCCGGCGCATCGCCGGTCGAGGACCCATGGCCCAACCCAATTCCGCCGCCCCGCCCGCCCCCCAGCCTGCCATCGCGGTGCGGAACGTGACCAAGACCTACGCGTCCGGCTTCCAGGCCCTGTCCGACGTCACCCTGGACATCCGCCCCGGCGAGATCTTCGCCCTGCTCGGCCCCAACGGCGCGGGCAAGACGACGCTGATCAGCATCATCTGCGGCATCGTCACGGCCACCGGGGGCACTATCCGGGCCAACGGCCACGACATCGCCCGCGACTACCGCGCGGCACGGCGCCAGATCGGCCTGGTGCCGCAGGAACTCAGCACCGATGCGTTCGAAACCGTGCTCGCCACCGTCCGCTTCAGCCGCGGCCTGTTCGGCCGGCCCGCCGATCCCGCCTATATCGAGAAGATCCTGCGCGACCTGTCGCTGTGGGACAAGCGCGACAGCAGGATCGTGACCCTGTCGGGCGGCATGAAACGCCGGGTGATGATCGCCAAGGCCCTGTCGCACGAACCGCGCATCCTGTTCCTCGACGAACCCACGGCCGGCGTCGACGTCGAACTGCGCCGCGACATGTGGCAGATGGTGCGCGCCCTGCGCGACACCGGCGTCACCATCATCCTGACCACCCATTATATCGAGGAAGCCGAGGAAATGGCCGACCGGATCGGGGTGATCAACAAGGGACGGATCATCCTGGTCGAGGAAAAATCCCGCCTGATGCACAAGCTGGGCAAGACCCAGCTCGTGCTCCGGATGCAGGCCCCGCTGGCCGAATGTCCCGCCGCCCTCGATGCGTGGCAATTGGAATGCACGGCCGGCGGCACCGAACTGGTCTACACCTACGACGCGCAGGCCGCCGATACCGGCGTGGCCGCCCTGATGCGGCAGATCGACGCGCTGGGACTCGAAATCCGCAACCTGCAGACCCGGCAAAGCTCTCTGGAAGACATCTTCGTCAGCCTGGTGCGGAGCGAATCATGAATCTTCATGCCATCGGCGCCATCTACCGGTTCGAGATGAGCCGTACCTGGCGCACCCTGCTGCAGAGCATCGTCTCGCCCGTCCTCTCCACGACCCTCTATTTCGTGGTCTTCGGCGCGGCGATGGGGGCCCATATGCGCATGATCGACGGCGTCGCCTACGGGGCCTTCATCGTGCCGGGCCTCGTCATGCTCTCGCTGCTGACGCAAAGCATCATGAACGCCTCCTTCGGCATCTATTTCCCGAAATTCCTCGGCACGATCTACGAGGTCCTGTCCGCTCCGGTCTCGCCCCTGGAAATCGTGATCGGCTATGTCGGGGCGGCCGCCAGCAAATCGCTGATGCTGGGCCTCATCATCCTGGCGACCGCCCGGCTGTTCGTGCCCTTCGGCATCGCCCACCCGCTGCCGATGGCGGCCTTCCTGGTCCTGACCGCCGTGACCTTCAGCCTGTTCGGCTTCATCATCGGCATCTGGGCCGATAATTTCGAGAAGCTGAACCTGGTCCCCATGCTGATCGTCACCCCCCTGACCTTCCTGGGCGGCAGCTTCTATTCGATCGGCATGCTCCCGCCCGCCTGGCGGACCGTGACCCTGTTCAACCCCGTCGTCTATCTCATCAGCGGCTTCCGCTGGAGCTTCTACGGCATATCCGAAATCGCGGTAGGGATCAGCCTGGGCATGACGCTCCTCTTCATGGCGCTCTGCCTGGCCACGATCTGGTGGATCTTCAAGACGGGCTACCGCCTGAAACGCTGAACGCTGAACGCTGAACGCTGAACGCTGAACGCCGGGGGGCCGGGCAGGGCAGGGGGCTACCCCTACCGCCCCGGCCCCGGATCGCCCCGCACATTGACATGCAGAGCGTACAGCGAATGCGTCGCCGCCATGAACAGGCGATTGCCCCGCACGCCGCCGAAGCACAGATTGGCGCATCGCTCCGGCAGCGGAATATGGCCCAGCCGCACGCCCGCCGGCGTAAAGACCGTCACGCCGCCCCGCTCCGCCGCCCCAGCCGCACCACAGACGCCCCTCCGCGTCACAGCGCAGCCCATCGGCCAGTTCTCCGTCCCCGGCCGTGACCAGCACCGATTTGCGGACGATGGCGCAACGCCCGTCATCCAGCACGCAGGCCCAGATCCGGTTGGGCTCCGCCCCGGTCTCGATGACGTACAGGATCGTCTCGTCCGGCGAGAAGCACAGCCCGTTGGGATTGGCGAAATCCGCGCAGGCCAGATGAATCCCGCCCGCCGGATCGATGCGGTACAGGTTGGTCGTCGCCTCGGCCGCCGCCCCGCAGCCGCCTTCATACACGCTGCGCAACCCGTAATCCGGATCGGTGAACCAGACCGATCCGTCCGACGCGCACACCACGTCGTTGGGCGAATTCAGCCGCCCGCCCCCGACCCCGGCACGCGCGGCCAGCACGGTGATCGTCCCGTCATGCTCGGTGCGCGTCACCCGCCGCGTCTCATGCTCGCACGTCACCAGCCGCCCCCGCCGGTCGCGGCTATGGCCGTTGGCGAAATGCGACGGCGCGCGAAAGACCGATACCGCCCCGTTCTCCGCGCACCAGCGCATGACCCGGTTGTTCGGGATGTCG
Proteins encoded in this region:
- a CDS encoding amylo-alpha-1,6-glucosidase; this translates as MSHAGVRAIMERDAEWLEADGRGGFASGTVGGARTRRYHALLLAATRPPGGRVVLVNGLDVWMETPSGTYPLSTQLYLPDVVFPDGAAHLAGFARVPWPRWDFVLPDGTAIGQELFVARDTAETVLRWTCAAWTCAAWTGTAGLDKEGVGPWRLHVRPLLSGRDYHALHRENPVCALGSAVREGCVVWRPYAALPAIVAAGNGAYQPEPVWYRNFLYRAEQARGLDDVEDLASPGRFTFAPTDGMAVLILQAEGGQDAAGPAAAQEGAAERAEGLARAERARRAGAADPHGVAAASYVVGRGGGRTILAGFPWFTDWGRDSFVAMRGLLLATGRLEEADALLCLWAGLVDGGMLPNRFTDAGDVAEFNAVDASLWFVVAVGDFLDAAAAAGHAPRDAAVLAAAVEAILDGYLRGTRHGIGCDADGLVRAGVPGSQLTWMDARIGDRPVTPRIGKPVEIQALWINALFIAGRWSARWAPVERAARAAFAARFPDPASGGLFDVVDADHRPGATDGCVRPNQILAVGGLPCPVVEGDLARGVVALVERALLTPLGLRSLAPDDPQYRPHYRGDPAARDAAYHQGTVWPWLMGPFVEAWLRVRGAGPAARAEARARFLAPLQAHLETAGLGHVSEVADGDPPHVPGGCPFQAWSLGELIRIERMLAEARNP
- a CDS encoding ABC transporter permease encodes the protein MNLHAIGAIYRFEMSRTWRTLLQSIVSPVLSTTLYFVVFGAAMGAHMRMIDGVAYGAFIVPGLVMLSLLTQSIMNASFGIYFPKFLGTIYEVLSAPVSPLEIVIGYVGAAASKSLMLGLIILATARLFVPFGIAHPLPMAAFLVLTAVTFSLFGFIIGIWADNFEKLNLVPMLIVTPLTFLGGSFYSIGMLPPAWRTVTLFNPVVYLISGFRWSFYGISEIAVGISLGMTLLFMALCLATIWWIFKTGYRLKR
- a CDS encoding ABC transporter ATP-binding protein; this encodes MAQPNSAAPPAPQPAIAVRNVTKTYASGFQALSDVTLDIRPGEIFALLGPNGAGKTTLISIICGIVTATGGTIRANGHDIARDYRAARRQIGLVPQELSTDAFETVLATVRFSRGLFGRPADPAYIEKILRDLSLWDKRDSRIVTLSGGMKRRVMIAKALSHEPRILFLDEPTAGVDVELRRDMWQMVRALRDTGVTIILTTHYIEEAEEMADRIGVINKGRIILVEEKSRLMHKLGKTQLVLRMQAPLAECPAALDAWQLECTAGGTELVYTYDAQAADTGVAALMRQIDALGLEIRNLQTRQSSLEDIFVSLVRSES
- a CDS encoding MGH1-like glycoside hydrolase domain-containing protein, which codes for MMDAIPPRRTLFETTEGRRLARIAEGAPWRRWGPYLSERQWGTVREDYSAGGTAWDYFPHDHARSRAYRWGEDGIAGWGDDHLRWCLGLALWNGRDPILKERMFGLTNAEGNHGEDVKELWYYQDGTPTHSYMRMLYKYPQAAFPYAQLVEENRRRGQGDPEFEIVDTGVFDEGRYFDVTVEYGKADVDDTLMCVTVVNRGPEEAVLHLLPQFWARNMWSWTTEIARARIRKVAEDVVETAHPLFPALRLYADGAPEILFCENETNFRRIFGMEASGYFKDGINDYVVHGERAAVNPEGVGSKCAMLHRLVLPPGGSARVRLRLRPAGTEGAPFADFDRVFDDRRAEADEFYAVLQQDVADSGHRAVQRAAFAGMLWSKQFYYFNVSAWQTGDPTQPEPPRDRVNGRNAEWRHVDNYDVISMPDKWEFPWYASWDLAFHCITFALIDPDFAKAQLILLTREWYMHPNGQLPAYEWAFGDVNPPVHARAAWRVYQIDKAMTGKGDVAFLERIFHKLMLNFTWWVNRKDAGGRNIFQGGFLGLDNIGVFDRSRPLPTGGMLSQADGTSWMAMYTLNLLRIALELAHGDAVYEDIATKFFEHFLYIAYAMERVCGDGCGLWDPEDEFYYDVLDLSDARVPLRLRSMVGLIPLFAVEILRPGSDIQLPDFTKRARWFVRHHPDLAALISRWQEPGKGAEYLLSLLRGHRLKALLRRALDEAEFLSDYGVRSLSKYHQAHPFVFTHRDQTYRVEYEPGESRSGVFGGNSNWRGPVWMPVNYLLIDSLYEFHRYYGDDFKVEFPVGSGRQASLAAVADDLRDRLAALYAPAEDGGRPALGGSALLRSDPHFRDHLLFHEYYHGETGAGLGASHQTGWSGLIALLLFPRDPASPCGLAVAGTTISVRDHGALSDGAQRGSH